TTCATATATTCTTATTATACAAGTCAAAAATATTTATGTAAGGAGTGATTTTTTTGAAATATAATGGTGCTGAAATTGTTATTAAAATATTAGAAAATGAAGGTGTAGAATATATATCTGGTATTCCTGGAGGATTTAATCTTCCATTATATGATGCTCTATATAAAAGTAAAATTAAACATATTCTAGCTCGTCATGAACAAGGGGCTGGCTTTATTGCACAAGGAATTTCTAGAAGTACAAATAAAGTCGGTGTATGTTTTGCAACCTCTGGTCCTGGTGTAACTAATCTATTAACTGCTATTGCAGATGCCAAACTTGATTCTATACCACTTGTTGCAATAACAGGGCAAGTTTCTTTATCTTCTATAGGAACAGACGCTTTTCAAGAGGTAGATGCTTATGGTTTAACAATTCCTATTACTAAACATAACTTTTTGATTAGACATATAAATGAGCTTTTCACTGTTATTAAAGAAGCTTTTAAAATAGCATTAGAAGGAAGACCTGGTCCCGTACTTATTGATATACCTAAAAATATACAAATGCAAGTTATTGAATTAGAGGAGTTTCCTTCTAATACTGAAGATCATAAGAATGTGCCTGAGAAAAAAGATTTAAAGAACTCTACCCTTTACTGTATGGCTGAATTAATTAATAATTCAAAAAAACCTATAATCTATGCAGGTGGAGGCGTAGTTAACTCTAATGCTTGCACAAATTTATATAAACTTGCAAAAAAAAGCAATATTCCAGTAGCTTTAAGTCTTATGGGCCTTGGCGTTTTTCCATATAATGATGAGTTAAGCCTTAGAATGCTCGGTATGCATGGAGCACCTTTTACCAATTATTTACTTAATGAAGCGGACTTGATCTTAGCTTTAGGTGTAAGATTTGATGATAGAGCTACAGGTAATATAGAAAAATTTTGTCCTAATGCTACAATTATTCATATTGATATTGATCCTTCTGAAATAAATAAGATTAAGACAAGTAGCTTATCTATGGTTGCAGATATCTATGATTTTATTAAAGCTATTCTTCCACACATTGATGCTAAACCTAGAAGTTCTTGGGTTCAAAGAGTTAAATGTTTTAAGGAAAAATATCCACTTCCTTCTTACGAAAATATATTACATCAAGCTAATATAATTCCTTTCGTAGCAAGTGTAGTGCCAAGTGATACTATTATTACTACTGATGTTGGTCAGCATCAAATGTGGGTAGCTCAAAGATATCCCTTTAAAGATCCCAAAGAGTTCTTAACTTCTAGCGGGCTTGGAACCATGGGATTTGGACTTCCAGTAGCTATAGGCGCTGCTTTAACTAACAAGGATAAAACTATAGTTTGCTTTAGTGGAGATGGTTCCATCTTGATGAATATTCAAGAACTCGCAACTCTTGCTGATTTTAACCTCAATGTAAAAGTAATTATATTAAATAATCATTATTTAGGTTTGGTACGTCAGCAGCAAGAATTATTTTATAATCAACATTATATAGCATCTCATTTTATATCAAATCCAAATTTTAAGATTATAGCGGAAGGTTTTGGCATAAAGTCTTGCGATTTAGGTAATGAAGAAGAACCTTTAAAAAAGCTAGAAGAGCTATTATCTATAAAAGGGCCTTGCGTAATTAATATCCCTATTGAAGAAACAGAAAACGTACTTCCGATGGTTGCTCCAGGTGGATCAAATATAGAAATGATAGGTGGTGAAAACTTTAATGATTAATACTGATTTTTATCTTATTGAATTACTTGTTAGAAATCATTCTGGTGTCATGAGTCATATAACAGGACTTTTTGCACGCCGTGCCTTTAACCTTGAAGGAATATTATGTGCACAAATAGGTGATGGTTCTACAAGTAAGATGTTTCTACTCGTAAAAAATAATTCTGTTTTAAACCAAATCATAAAACAATTGGAAAAACTTTATGATGTACTTGAAGTTTCAATTCATCAAGATTATGATCAATCTGTATTCCAACATCTTGATAAGGTACTCAAACTTATGTAAATTTGCACGATTAGAAAATTAATATCTTTATTAATTATAAATTTATAAAGAGGAGCATATTCCTATAACTCCTCTTTATAAATAAAATATTATTTGTTTTTATGCGATATTTCTTTGTTAACAACAGTTACGTTTACAACATCTACGTTTGCAGCAAGTACGTTTACGACTGTTGCCTTTACAACATTTAATGCAACATTTATTTTTTTTCATGAATTCTAAAAGTTGTTTTTGTGCCTTTTCATATCCTTCTTTAGATCCTTTTTCAAAAGCTCTATCATAAACTTCTTCCATTATATCTGTAAAACAGTCTTTTTTTTCATCAAAACAATAATCCATTTCATCTATGGATTCAAATTCTTCTTCCTTATAACTTTTGCAGTCTCTTTTGTTATCTTTCTTATCCATCTTCTTATCTCCTTCGTAATTTATCACAAATTATTTATTTGCTAAAAATTGCGTTTGCTTGATTTTTTTATTTCATAAATATACCACTGATGGTGCATAAAATCTTTAACATAACCTTAAAAGAATTACAAATCGCCTAATATTATATTATGCAAATTTTTTATATTTGTTATCAATCACGTGGTGAATATATAATCTAAAATTGGTTGTCTAGAAGTTTTAATTATATAAGAAAATAGAGATTATGCCTTTTAGACTGCATAATCTCTATTTTTTAATTTTAAGTTTTTAATATATATTCTTTTCATTTTTACATTTAAAATTAATAATGTACTCTAATTAACCAAAAATTCATTTTTTTATCACTCCAACCTAAATCCCATGGTACATTATTTCTATCTGTATTATGGCAAGTTACTAAGGAATATCCTTTTGAATCAACACCAGTAACCACAGATACATGCATTATATCACCCTTCTTTTCATATGCAACGAAATCTCCAGGAAGGAGTTTATAAGAAGCCTTATATACTTTTTCATAACTTCCTTTAGCAATAACTGATGCTCTTCCACTATTTAGCATATAATAAGTAAACTTACCTGCATTTACCCAAGGACCTGTTCCATTTCCTCTATCATAGTTCCAAGCTGAATTTTCCTTAAACTTTCCTCCTTCATGTAATATCTGTGAAGCAAAATTTGCACAATCGCCTCCCTCTGGATTAAAATCTCTGTATTCTTTATTATATTTAAATCCATATTCTTCAATAGTTGCTGCTCCACAATATTTTTCTGCATATTCAATTGCACCTTTTCTTCTTTCATTAATAGTAGAAATATCTCTAGATGGTTGTGATTTTATATGTTCTTTAATTTCATCCATCTTAATGGATTCTAAGCTTAAAGAATCTGCAAAGGGATCTGTATACCATTCAGTTGTTATTATCCATTCTTCATCTCTCTTCGTTAATCTAATTGAGTGATAAGTTCCAATTCTTGAACTATTAATTTGCTCTGGCTGATCCGTATATATGTATTTATATTCTGTATTACATAATATATTAAAAAAACATTTATCTTTTTTTATATTTGATTTTCTGATTACTATTTTAGGTATTATATCTATAAATTTAACACCTTGCTTTTCTGCCCAATTATTAATGTATTTTACCTTTCTTTGTTCATATTCATAAGCCCATTGGCCATATCTTGTATCTGTAGCATATAAAGATTCTATAGAATCTAAGTCCTTACTTAATATTGCTTTGCTTTTTATTGCAAATATGTTTTCTACAAAATTTGTTGCTTCTTCATCAGTATTAATGTCTGCTAAAACTGTTTGTTCAATATTAATATTAATTAATGAAAATACTAAAGTAATTATAATCATCTTTATAATTATTGATGAATTCTTATTAATTTTAGAGAGTCCCATGTCTAATACCCCTTTCTAAATGAATATTGTTCTAATTAATTACATTATCAATTAAATCAATGTATTTTTTAGTAGCTTCGTCTAAAAGAACTCCTTCATACCAATTGTTATTATTATTCCAATTACCAAAATATTTAGTCTTTAATATTATTTCCGGTCTATATTCAAAATGTAAAATATCAAAATGACCCCACTTTCCTCCCCAAACAAAATTGTTATTTTCAAAGGCTTCAACTAATTCTTTAGGATATTCTTTCAACCTCTCTTTTCCTTGGTTTTCTGAACTCCATTTCCAATAATCTTTTTTATCACTTTTTAAATCAATTGCTATTCCATAAGAATGAGGACTTAATCTTCCTGTTCCTGATATAACTCTATAATTGTATGTTCCACTAGCAGGATAAAGAATACTTCCTATATCACCTCTAGCTTTTGCAAGTGGCATAACTTCTTTTAATGCTGCTTCTAAAGATGTATTAGCTTTATTTTTACTATTAAATTGATAATTAGTATATCCATACTTTAAATTAATCAAGTTTTTTTCTATGGATGTTTTAGAATTTCCATAAACTTCATTAAGCAATTCATAATGTCTAGCTCTTCCTGGATCAAAAGTTTTTTCCATAATCTCTGTACCTTTTTCAAGAGGATAATCTTGTTCTAACATATCCTGAAGATCTGGATTTGCTAATTTTTCTTCATGACTTTTCTGTTTTTTATCGTCATAAATAATTTTATTACCAGACTTCATAATTAAATAAACTTCATCATCATTCTTCTTATCTATACCAACTACATACTCTGGATAAGCTAACATAAGTATTAACAGATCTTGCTTCATCTCAATTTTATAGTCGTTATCTTCAGATGCTTTTGCTGTAATAGGTATATTAAGAATCATTAATAAACATATTATAAAAACATTAAATCTTTTTATCATTACATACACCACCTTATAAACCATATAAATATATACTGTCCCAAGAATTAAAATACTATGTGCTATTAAGTCTTTTTAGCAAAAAAAATAACAAGTCAATCCAACTTGTTATTTTTTCATTATAATTATTTTTTGATCTATTTTTCTTCTAATTTAAATAAAAACTTATTTTTAGAAATTATCTAATAATTATTCTAATATGGATATTACCCATTTATTACATGAAGTGCACTTATGTACTGTAATAACAAATAAATCAAACTTCTTATTGTCTGCCATTATTCCCATTTGATCTCTTTCTTCTTTAGTTACGAATTCATCATTTTCATCCAAGTAGCCAATTATCTCTACTAAATGATTTTTCTTAGTTTTATCACAACAACCATTGGCTCCTGCAATTTCTATTGTTTCATAATCTAAATCAGGACTTAGTTCTTTTATAATATCTATTATATCTTCATAATCTTTTATATCATCTACAAAATCTTCTTCATAAAAAGTTAAATCCTTAACTTGAAAAATTTTATTCATATCTTTCTCCGTTCTTATGTTTTCTATTTTTCTTGTATAAGCTTCTTTAATTTATTTTGAACTAACCATAGTTTCTTTTGTTTTCTATTATAAGCAACTATTCTATTTTTGTTATTCTTATTTTCCTCAATTAATTTTATATATTCTAGATCTGCAATTTTTAAGGCATCATCAATTACTAAAAGTTCTTCCTTCGTAAACATACTATATCCGTTACTGAAAATTATAAAAGTCTGTTATAATATTACTTATTTTTCAGTAACTTTCTCCTTTCTTTTATTATACTTAACATCTAACCTATGTTTCTTTTTCTATAACTTCTTAAGGCACAATAAAAAAATAACAAATCCATGTGCCTAATTCTTAAAGTCTTATTTAACTTATATTAGAAAAGAACATCCATACATTAATCATTATAATACGTGGATGTTCTTTTATCAATTATATAATATATACATATAGAATTTGTTATTTTTCAAGTATAATTATGACCTTAAACAAATCCCCATCTACGTCTACATTTAAGGTTCCCCCTTGTACTTCAACAAAACTTTTTGCAATGGCAAGACCAAGTCCTGACCCTTCTGTATTTCTAGATTTATCTCCTCTTTCAAATCTTTCAACTATGTCAAAAGCATTAAAGTTAATTTCCTCAGCCGACATATTTTTTATAGTAATCTCTACACTTTTTTCATCTTCTATTATATCTACATAAACTCTAGAACCTTCCATGGCATAATTAACAACATTAATTAAAAGATTCTCAAATATTCTATATGTCTTTTGACTATCTAGTTTTAAAATAACTTTATTTTCTGGGAAATTATTCCTTAGATTTAAATTAGAAGCACTTATTTTATCATTTAATTCTATCTCAATTTGTCTCATTAATTCTACAATATCAATATTCACTAAATTTAGTTTAATATCTCCGCTTGTGGCCTTACTTACCTCAAATAAATCTTCAATTAGAAACTTTAATCTTTGTGATTTTTTATCTATAGTATCGATATAAGACTTTCTTTCTTCATCAGTTATGTTGTTATTTTTTAATAAATCAACATAAGTTATTATAGATGTAAGAGGTGTCTTCAAATCATGAGAAACATTAGAAATAAGTTCTGTTTTCATTCTTTGACTTTTTACCTCTTCACTAACAGCCTTTTTAAATCCATCCTGTATTTTTTTTACTTCATCTTTAAATGGATTAAATAATCCTAAATCTTCATTTATTTCTACGTCTAAATTTCCATCTGCAATTTTATTTGTGGCATTTAAAAGTATTCCAAATTTCTCCTTTATATTATCTACATATTTTCTTATTATTATAAACAACGCTACCGTATATACTATAGATGCCAATATTCCAAAAAACCACACAATAGAAATTACTGAAATCACTAAAAAGTTAATTGCAAGAACCTTTATGATTACTTTATTTGATTTATCAGTTAAATCTATATGCTCTATATATTCGATTAAATTATTACTCCATCTTTTTAGTGATTTTATTATTTTAAATATCAATAAATTTTCCTTAAAATATTTAACTAAACCTGTTTTAAATATATGCTTTAAAAGCATATCACCTGCAAATATTAAGTAAATTGCAATTATCCATATTAGCATATTAGCTATATTGGTTAACCAAAAACCTAGTTCTGGGCTTATACTAAAACTAATATTCCCATTACTAAATAATCCTTGTATTGTTGAATAAAGAGCATAAAATGACCCAAATCCAGAAAATACAGCTCCAATTCCAAATATAATACAATTAATTTCAAACGGAATCTTTAAGAAAGTTTTAATTCCAAATACATGATTTCCCTTTCCATATGGGATCATTAATCCTAATATTAATGTTCCAAATAAAATTGTCATTATAGCTGTAATTAAAATACGGCTATTATAATTATTTTGTGACTGATATACTACTTCACTTATGTTATCTGAATACTTTAAATCTTTAGGAATTCCATAAATAAAGGTTGCATTTCTTATAGGGTTAAATTTAATATTTTTGTTATCTAACATGTTATAATCCAACGTATCTCTCATAGTAAATTCTGAAAATCTATTCCTTATTGTGTAATCATCAGCACCAAAAATATTATTTACTGAAACTCCACCATTTCCATCATAACTTATAACCATGTAAAAAGCATATTTATTATTTAAATTTTCATTTTCAGTACTGTCTACTAATGATCTTAAATCATTATCAGTATTAGTTTTGTTTATAGATGTTTCGTTATTATAAGCTAAATAATTAAGATTTAGGTAATTATGATTTAGATCTTCTTTCCAAAAATTTATATTGTTATTAAAATTAATTTTTATATCATCATATTCATTGAAATTTGTTTCATTTAATTTTATATATATTTTATCTCCTGTTAGCTCTTCACCATTTTCTTGATCTAAAATATCTTTATATAATACATAATTGCTTCTATAAATACTTCTTAAAATTTCATAATTCTCATAAGGCACTGAAGGTTCTTCTTTTGCTACTTCTTTTATCTTTGGATAAAGACTAAATATACCTATTGACATTATTATTAATATTATAAATGCTACCATATTAGTTACATATGATTTTTTACTGTTTTTCAATTTTGTATCCAACTCCCCATACCACCTTTAAATATTTTGGATTCTTCGAATCAATTTCTATTTTTTCTCTTATATTTCTTACATGTACCATTACTGTATCTGTATTTATAGCTTCCTCATTCCATACTTTTTCATATAATTCTTCTGCTGAAAATACTCTACCCGGATTTTTCATTAGTAAATGCAATATTTTAAATTCTATAGGTGTAACTTTTACATATTCTCCATCTACTGTTACTTCTTTTGTATCAATATTTAATTCTAAGCCGCCAATTGTAAAGTTATTATTCTTTTCTTCAAAAGTATTTACTACACTTAAATACTTAGAATATCTTCTAAGTTGTGAATTAACTCTAGCTAAAAGTTCCATTGGATTAAAAGGTTTTGTTACATAGTCATCTGCTCCTATATTTAGTCCCATTATTTTATCCATTTCTTCTGACTTGGCAGTTAGCATAATTACTGGGAACTCAAAGTTTTCTCTAAGCTTCATAACCATAGTAATTCCATCCATCTTCGGCATCATTATATCTACTATTGCTAGATGTAAATTTTCTTTTCCAATAATCTCTAACCCTTCAACTCCATTACAAGCCTTAAAAACATTGTATCCTTGATTATTTAAATATATTGCAATAGCATCTGCTATTTCCTTTTCATCTTCTACAATTAAAACATTATATGATTTCATAAGTATTACACCCTCACTTTTTAATTAATATATCAATTATATAATATTATGGGATGTACTACTAATTTTTATATAATCTAATTAAACTCCCAATTATTATCTAATGATTACTATTTGTTTCTTACATATACAGTCACCTCATTTCTTGAAATTATACCGGTACAGCTGATTAATTTTTACTATAATCAAAGTATACATTTCAGAAATAAAGATAATACTGATTAAAAACAAAAGAATTTCTAAAGAAAAATATAAAAAAAGCACGCTAATATTTAAATAGCATACTTTTTCATTTATTATGCAAGTTGTTCTAATAATTCATTAAACTCATTGTTAAGATTTAAGTATATATTCATTAATTCTCTACACTGAATCTCTGCTTCTTTTATGAGATAGTCATAATTGTTTATAAATAAATTTGTTATGCTACCATCAATTTTATTATTATTAACCATATCCAATAATATATTAATTGTCTTATCCTTACTAAATATGCCTTTATAGCTTCTTACTCCTATAAGTGCACTAATAATATCTGCTATTGCAATTATTCTTATTTCTGTAGATAATTGCTCCGCCTTTAATCCAAATGGATATCCTGAGCCATCTAATTTTTCATGATGAAGTGTTGCTACATTTCTTATATCATCTATGTTTAATTCACTTAATATATTATATCCGATCATAGCATGACTTTTTATTATTTCAAATTCTTCATGGCTAACCTTTCCTGGCTTCTCTAATATTTCTACAGGAATTCCTATTTTCCCTATATCATGAAGTACTGATGCTATTCTAATCCTTGTTAGTTTCTCTTCATCTAACCCACAAATTTTTGCTATTTGATAACTTATGGCTTCAACTGTTATTGTATGTTTGACAGTTGCCTCACTTCTAAAATCAATCGAATATGCTAACATTTTACTATAAGATATCACTTCTTCTCTATTTATAATCTTAGTTTCAAAGAAACTATATAATTCATCTTCAAAAGTACCATTTACTATTTTACTTACAAAATCGAATTTTCTATCTGCTTCTACAAATAAATCTATATGTTTTTTTAGATAATTGCCTTTATCATCTTCAAAATTGCCTTTATTAAAAGATTTCTTATTTAAATAAACTCTATCTATGTAATCAGCAAAGTTTAATAATAGTCCTTCTTTACACATAACATTCATGTGCTTGTCTTCAAAATACTTAAATGTAAAGTGATGAGTCAAAACTATCTTATACAAATCCGAGAGTGGTGAAAAATATTTTATAAATAATGCTCCATAAATGGCATGCTCAATTGGTTTTCTAGTATCCACCTCTACGAGTTTATCTATTTCAGTAACTTTATATGCACCTATATCATGAAAAACAGATACAGCACAGATTTCAAGTATTTCTTCATCACTATAACTGCCATCTGCTTTTAATAAATTCATCATAATGTATGCAACTTGCTCTCCATGATTTAAAAGTCTTTTGTCTACAGAATTAATTGTTCTATGTATAATAAGTATCACTTGCTTTAACGTAACTTCAAAATTTTCTTTCATTTTTTCTCCAATCATTACTCCTAATTTAATAAATATAAAAGCTAATTATATATTGATCTAATGTTTTATTCAGCTATTATATCACTATAATCTTATTTACAAAAGTTAAAAGACCCTAACATTTACAATATTTTGTAAATGTTAGGGTCTTCTATATTTTATAAATGCTCTTCTTTTCTAAACTTCTTTAATGATTTTTTAGACCCTCTTTGAATATCCCTTTCAAGTTTTCTTTCCTTAAAACTTGAAAACAATTGATTTAAATCATATCCTTCTGGATATAATTCTTCTGCTTTAAATTCTAATTTTATTCTTTTATAATTTACCTCTAAAAATTCATTGCTAAATAGAATTGTTACATTATTAAATCTGTCTATGCCTTTATAAACTATAGCACTTAAGTTTTTTTCCAGCAGTAAAACCTTATCTCCTTGCTTATAGATATATTGTTCTTCTTTAACTTCTTCTTCTTTCTTTTTAGAAATTTTTCCATCATCTAAAAGTTCATAATTGTATTCCTTAGTTTCAATATATTTTTTACTTTTCTCAATAATACTGTCACTTATGCCCATCTTTTTAGAAATATAAAGTGCATTGCTATCGCCACTTCTTCCTATATGAAGCTTATATAAGGGTTCTAATGTATCATTTTCAAATTCCATTGCTGCATTTTCAAAATGAGGATGTTTTTGCGAAAAGTTTTTAATTTCTCCATAGTGTGTAGATGCTACCGTAATACATCCCTTGTGATAAAACTCTTCTAAAATTGCAATAGCTAGTGCAGCTCCCTCATTTGGTTCTGTTCCACTTCCTATTTCATCAAAAAGTAATAATGTATTCTTATTACTTTCTTTTAATATTTCTGCTAAATTCTTAACATGAGAAGAAAAAGTACTTAAAGCATTTTCAATACTTTGATTATCTCCAATATCAACAAAAATATTATTAAATACAGCTATTTCAGTACCTTCCTTTGCACATATATGAAATCCACTTAAAGCTCCAAGTGTAATTAATCCAACACTCTTTAATACAACTGTTTTTCCCCCTGCATTAGGTCCAGTTATAATTAAACTTCTATAATCATTTCCAATTTCAAAATCCAAAGGAACACTATTTTTAATTAAAGGATATTTTCCTTTTACAATTTTTATATATCCATAATCATTTAATTTAGGCTCAATCCCATTAATATCTTTACTATATTTAGCCTTAGCTAAAATCATATCATACTCTGAAATAACATCTATATTGATTTTCAATTCTTGCACTCTTTGAAAAATCATTTCAGTTAAAGTCGCTAATATTTTATATTCCTCAATGCTTTCTTCAGTTCTTAAAGAGACTAATTCAGTTGTATATTTTGAAATAACATTAGGTTCAATAAATACAGTCGTACCCTTTGAAGATATTTCAACAATGGTTCCTTGTACAAAGTTTTTATAAGACGATTTTATAGGAACTGTATATCTTCCATTTCTTTGGCTAACAAAAAATTCTTGTATATATTCTCTATTACCAGTATTTTTTATGAATTTCTCTAATTTTTCTTTAATTTTCTCTTCACAAATATCAATATATCTTCTTATTCTTTTAAGTTCTTTTGTAGCATTAGAATCAACAATTGTTCCGCGGATTGCAATCTTTATTTCATCTTCTATATCTTTTAAATCCGTAATGTTATCTCCATAAGCGCTTAAAGTTTCTGCATATCCTTCTTTATCTTTAACAAATGCTTTTACTTTTCTACAGCCTCTAAGAAAATCTTCTATTGTAGTAAGTTCTGAAGCTTCAAGAACTCCACCTTTTTCTATTTTCTCAATTAATGGGGAAATATCAAATATTCCTTCTAAGGGCATATGATATGATGCATCAATCAATCTTCTTCCTTCTGATGTTTCTTTTAACATTCTTTGTACTTGTTTTATAT
The DNA window shown above is from Clostridium beijerinckii and carries:
- the ilvB gene encoding biosynthetic-type acetolactate synthase large subunit gives rise to the protein MKYNGAEIVIKILENEGVEYISGIPGGFNLPLYDALYKSKIKHILARHEQGAGFIAQGISRSTNKVGVCFATSGPGVTNLLTAIADAKLDSIPLVAITGQVSLSSIGTDAFQEVDAYGLTIPITKHNFLIRHINELFTVIKEAFKIALEGRPGPVLIDIPKNIQMQVIELEEFPSNTEDHKNVPEKKDLKNSTLYCMAELINNSKKPIIYAGGGVVNSNACTNLYKLAKKSNIPVALSLMGLGVFPYNDELSLRMLGMHGAPFTNYLLNEADLILALGVRFDDRATGNIEKFCPNATIIHIDIDPSEINKIKTSSLSMVADIYDFIKAILPHIDAKPRSSWVQRVKCFKEKYPLPSYENILHQANIIPFVASVVPSDTIITTDVGQHQMWVAQRYPFKDPKEFLTSSGLGTMGFGLPVAIGAALTNKDKTIVCFSGDGSILMNIQELATLADFNLNVKVIILNNHYLGLVRQQQELFYNQHYIASHFISNPNFKIIAEGFGIKSCDLGNEEEPLKKLEELLSIKGPCVINIPIEETENVLPMVAPGGSNIEMIGGENFND
- the ilvN gene encoding acetolactate synthase small subunit; translated protein: MINTDFYLIELLVRNHSGVMSHITGLFARRAFNLEGILCAQIGDGSTSKMFLLVKNNSVLNQIIKQLEKLYDVLEVSIHQDYDQSVFQHLDKVLKLM
- a CDS encoding amidase domain-containing protein: MGLSKINKNSSIIIKMIIITLVFSLININIEQTVLADINTDEEATNFVENIFAIKSKAILSKDLDSIESLYATDTRYGQWAYEYEQRKVKYINNWAEKQGVKFIDIIPKIVIRKSNIKKDKCFFNILCNTEYKYIYTDQPEQINSSRIGTYHSIRLTKRDEEWIITTEWYTDPFADSLSLESIKMDEIKEHIKSQPSRDISTINERRKGAIEYAEKYCGAATIEEYGFKYNKEYRDFNPEGGDCANFASQILHEGGKFKENSAWNYDRGNGTGPWVNAGKFTYYMLNSGRASVIAKGSYEKVYKASYKLLPGDFVAYEKKGDIMHVSVVTGVDSKGYSLVTCHNTDRNNVPWDLGWSDKKMNFWLIRVHY
- a CDS encoding glycoside hydrolase — encoded protein: MIKRFNVFIICLLMILNIPITAKASEDNDYKIEMKQDLLILMLAYPEYVVGIDKKNDDEVYLIMKSGNKIIYDDKKQKSHEEKLANPDLQDMLEQDYPLEKGTEIMEKTFDPGRARHYELLNEVYGNSKTSIEKNLINLKYGYTNYQFNSKNKANTSLEAALKEVMPLAKARGDIGSILYPASGTYNYRVISGTGRLSPHSYGIAIDLKSDKKDYWKWSSENQGKERLKEYPKELVEAFENNNFVWGGKWGHFDILHFEYRPEIILKTKYFGNWNNNNNWYEGVLLDEATKKYIDLIDNVIN
- a CDS encoding sensor histidine kinase yields the protein MKNSKKSYVTNMVAFIILIIMSIGIFSLYPKIKEVAKEEPSVPYENYEILRSIYRSNYVLYKDILDQENGEELTGDKIYIKLNETNFNEYDDIKINFNNNINFWKEDLNHNYLNLNYLAYNNETSINKTNTDNDLRSLVDSTENENLNNKYAFYMVISYDGNGGVSVNNIFGADDYTIRNRFSEFTMRDTLDYNMLDNKNIKFNPIRNATFIYGIPKDLKYSDNISEVVYQSQNNYNSRILITAIMTILFGTLILGLMIPYGKGNHVFGIKTFLKIPFEINCIIFGIGAVFSGFGSFYALYSTIQGLFSNGNISFSISPELGFWLTNIANMLIWIIAIYLIFAGDMLLKHIFKTGLVKYFKENLLIFKIIKSLKRWSNNLIEYIEHIDLTDKSNKVIIKVLAINFLVISVISIVWFFGILASIVYTVALFIIIRKYVDNIKEKFGILLNATNKIADGNLDVEINEDLGLFNPFKDEVKKIQDGFKKAVSEEVKSQRMKTELISNVSHDLKTPLTSIITYVDLLKNNNITDEERKSYIDTIDKKSQRLKFLIEDLFEVSKATSGDIKLNLVNIDIVELMRQIEIELNDKISASNLNLRNNFPENKVILKLDSQKTYRIFENLLINVVNYAMEGSRVYVDIIEDEKSVEITIKNMSAEEINFNAFDIVERFERGDKSRNTEGSGLGLAIAKSFVEVQGGTLNVDVDGDLFKVIIILEK
- a CDS encoding DNA-binding response regulator encodes the protein MKSYNVLIVEDEKEIADAIAIYLNNQGYNVFKACNGVEGLEIIGKENLHLAIVDIMMPKMDGITMVMKLRENFEFPVIMLTAKSEEMDKIMGLNIGADDYVTKPFNPMELLARVNSQLRRYSKYLSVVNTFEEKNNNFTIGGLELNIDTKEVTVDGEYVKVTPIEFKILHLLMKNPGRVFSAEELYEKVWNEEAINTDTVMVHVRNIREKIEIDSKNPKYLKVVWGVGYKIEKQ
- a CDS encoding phosphohydrolase, with protein sequence MKENFEVTLKQVILIIHRTINSVDKRLLNHGEQVAYIMMNLLKADGSYSDEEILEICAVSVFHDIGAYKVTEIDKLVEVDTRKPIEHAIYGALFIKYFSPLSDLYKIVLTHHFTFKYFEDKHMNVMCKEGLLLNFADYIDRVYLNKKSFNKGNFEDDKGNYLKKHIDLFVEADRKFDFVSKIVNGTFEDELYSFFETKIINREEVISYSKMLAYSIDFRSEATVKHTITVEAISYQIAKICGLDEEKLTRIRIASVLHDIGKIGIPVEILEKPGKVSHEEFEIIKSHAMIGYNILSELNIDDIRNVATLHHEKLDGSGYPFGLKAEQLSTEIRIIAIADIISALIGVRSYKGIFSKDKTINILLDMVNNNKIDGSITNLFINNYDYLIKEAEIQCRELMNIYLNLNNEFNELLEQLA
- a CDS encoding mannonate oxidoreductase, producing the protein MNNATIEKLNYNELKEIVKLYCVSNLGKKLIDKLLPSKNIKQVQRMLKETSEGRRLIDASYHMPLEGIFDISPLIEKIEKGGVLEASELTTIEDFLRGCRKVKAFVKDKEGYAETLSAYGDNITDLKDIEDEIKIAIRGTIVDSNATKELKRIRRYIDICEEKIKEKLEKFIKNTGNREYIQEFFVSQRNGRYTVPIKSSYKNFVQGTIVEISSKGTTVFIEPNVISKYTTELVSLRTEESIEEYKILATLTEMIFQRVQELKINIDVISEYDMILAKAKYSKDINGIEPKLNDYGYIKIVKGKYPLIKNSVPLDFEIGNDYRSLIITGPNAGGKTVVLKSVGLITLGALSGFHICAKEGTEIAVFNNIFVDIGDNQSIENALSTFSSHVKNLAEILKESNKNTLLLFDEIGSGTEPNEGAALAIAILEEFYHKGCITVASTHYGEIKNFSQKHPHFENAAMEFENDTLEPLYKLHIGRSGDSNALYISKKMGISDSIIEKSKKYIETKEYNYELLDDGKISKKKEEEVKEEQYIYKQGDKVLLLEKNLSAIVYKGIDRFNNVTILFSNEFLEVNYKRIKLEFKAEELYPEGYDLNQLFSSFKERKLERDIQRGSKKSLKKFRKEEHL